A genomic region of Roseofilum capinflatum BLCC-M114 contains the following coding sequences:
- a CDS encoding CHAT domain-containing protein has protein sequence MKIRRFFAWFTCILILVFIHSSLQMAHSQSGNQSDVTGPNIQEIFSSPPSESESNSESNDNSSLSELEIDREAFESQFLQSDFEQAVQLFEEFQAVEYAKYFDLKLYGRTATACEIAQTLDDLAQKTQQRSVIVYIIALQNELDMLTIFPKNNACSSTAFLNKQNSDSSPFAQIKVQETNRSSLEETINQFREEVSNPRKVRTISYQPYASQLYQWLIQPLQESLSTQKTDTLILCLDKQLRSLPIAALYHNDHFLIQDYQIGLIPSFSLIDPTYRSVESATLLGFGVSDGGQNQELPPLPAVPIEISWLQNVWKSQTFLDQNATVENLQQYSQISETRMMHIATHAEFRTGDVSNSFIQLWDRNVGLDQLRELSQNSQWNQNPRVELLTLSACRTALGSEEAELGFSGLALQAGVKTSLGSLWYTSDEGSLALMAEFYHQLQNNNTKISALKQAQLNMINGSIQIHDNRLDLSSDLSIEIPDQFSKNQTFTHPYYWSAYTLIGNWN, from the coding sequence ATGAAAATTCGTCGTTTTTTCGCCTGGTTTACCTGTATCCTCATCCTCGTCTTCATCCACTCTTCCCTACAAATGGCCCACTCCCAAAGCGGCAACCAATCTGACGTAACAGGCCCCAATATTCAAGAAATATTTTCTAGCCCTCCTTCAGAATCAGAGAGCAATTCTGAGAGCAACGATAACAGCTCATTGAGTGAACTAGAAATTGACCGAGAAGCCTTTGAAAGTCAATTTCTGCAATCCGACTTTGAACAAGCCGTTCAACTCTTTGAAGAATTCCAAGCCGTAGAATATGCCAAATATTTCGATCTCAAACTCTATGGCCGAACCGCAACCGCCTGCGAAATTGCCCAAACCCTAGATGACTTAGCCCAAAAAACCCAACAGCGATCGGTCATTGTTTATATCATTGCCCTGCAAAACGAACTAGACATGCTGACCATTTTCCCAAAAAACAATGCCTGTTCTTCCACCGCATTCTTAAATAAACAAAATTCAGACTCTTCTCCGTTTGCCCAAATCAAAGTTCAAGAAACAAACCGTTCCTCTCTAGAAGAAACCATCAATCAATTCCGTGAAGAAGTCAGTAATCCCAGAAAAGTCAGAACCATCAGCTATCAACCCTATGCGAGTCAACTCTACCAATGGCTCATTCAACCCCTACAAGAATCCCTATCCACTCAGAAAACCGATACATTAATCTTGTGCTTAGACAAACAACTTCGCTCCCTTCCCATTGCTGCTCTCTACCATAACGATCATTTTCTGATCCAAGACTACCAAATCGGACTCATTCCCAGTTTTAGCCTGATCGATCCGACCTATCGTTCAGTTGAATCCGCAACCCTTTTAGGATTTGGAGTCTCCGATGGTGGGCAAAACCAAGAACTGCCTCCATTGCCTGCGGTTCCCATCGAAATATCTTGGCTACAAAATGTTTGGAAAAGTCAAACCTTTCTCGATCAAAACGCAACCGTCGAAAACCTACAGCAATATAGCCAAATTTCAGAAACTCGAATGATGCATATTGCCACCCATGCTGAGTTTAGAACTGGAGATGTGAGTAACTCTTTCATCCAACTCTGGGATCGCAATGTTGGCTTAGATCAACTGCGAGAATTATCTCAAAATTCCCAATGGAATCAAAATCCTAGGGTTGAACTATTAACCCTCAGCGCTTGTCGTACTGCTCTAGGAAGCGAAGAAGCAGAATTAGGCTTTTCGGGACTAGCCTTGCAAGCAGGTGTCAAAACCTCCCTAGGCAGTTTATGGTATACATCTGATGAAGGCTCTCTGGCACTCATGGCAGAATTTTATCATCAACTGCAAAACAATAATACTAAAATATCTGCCCTAAAACAAGCACAATTAAACATGATTAATGGTTCGATTCAGATCCATGACAACCGCCTGGATTTATCCTCCGATCTTTCCATTGAGATTCCGGATCAATTTTCCAAAAATCAAACCTTTACCCATCCTTATTATTGGTCAGCCTATACTTTAATCGGCAACTGGAATTAA
- a CDS encoding pentapeptide repeat-containing protein: MDLDQLKQQYAEGQRDFRQVDLSRQLLIGIDLNQANLRESKLMQVNLSKAKLKGVNLREADLRGANLSGIDLQEANLISANLQGANLMGANLSGAGMRGADLQDADLTGANLTQANLSESILTEIRLYDANLSKATLTRSKLDEAILTKANLEGANLTYTLLTKAHLEEVNLTNAMLSGANLEEANLTKADLSFANVSGANLRAAILYQANLRQTNLSWATLRQADMRVSNLFRTNLNWANLGEATLAQAMMIDAKLNQANLRNTDMTSTIMPDGSTHE; this comes from the coding sequence ATGGATCTAGATCAACTCAAGCAACAATACGCAGAAGGACAACGAGATTTTCGCCAAGTGGATCTGAGCCGCCAACTTTTAATTGGCATCGATCTTAACCAAGCTAATCTACGAGAATCGAAATTGATGCAGGTCAATTTGAGCAAAGCCAAACTCAAGGGCGTAAATCTTCGAGAAGCGGACTTACGAGGCGCAAATTTGAGTGGGATTGATTTACAAGAGGCTAATTTAATTAGTGCTAATCTTCAAGGGGCTAATTTAATGGGAGCCAATTTGAGCGGGGCGGGAATGCGAGGGGCTGATTTACAGGATGCGGATTTAACGGGAGCCAATTTAACCCAAGCTAATCTCAGTGAATCGATTTTAACGGAAATTCGCCTTTATGATGCCAATTTAAGTAAGGCAACCTTGACGCGATCGAAGTTGGATGAAGCGATTTTAACTAAGGCCAATTTAGAAGGGGCAAATCTGACTTATACTTTGCTCACTAAAGCCCATTTAGAAGAAGTCAATCTCACCAATGCTATGCTCAGTGGGGCAAATTTAGAAGAAGCCAATCTCACTAAGGCCGATTTGAGCTTTGCCAATGTCAGTGGAGCCAATTTAAGGGCAGCTATTTTATATCAAGCCAATTTACGCCAAACTAATTTGAGTTGGGCAACCTTGCGCCAAGCGGATATGCGAGTCTCGAACTTGTTTCGGACGAACTTAAATTGGGCAAATTTAGGAGAAGCAACCTTGGCTCAAGCGATGATGATTGATGCCAAACTCAATCAGGCCAATTTGCGAAATACAGATATGACCAGTACAATTATGCCCGATGGTTCTACACACGAGTAA
- the ilvD gene encoding dihydroxy-acid dehydratase, translated as MADNFRSQVVTQGVQRAPNRAMLRAVGFGDEDFTKPIVGIANGYSTITPCNVGLNDLALRGESALKEAGAMPQVFGTITVSDGISMGTEGMKYSLVSREVIADAIETACNGQSMDGVLAIGGCDKNMPGAMIAIARMNIPAVFVYGGTIKPGRYKDCDLTVVSAFEAVGQHSAGKIDEAELKAVEDNACPGPGSCGGMFTANTMSSAFEAMGMSLPYSSTMAAEDEEKADSTAESGKVLVDAIRKQILPRQILTRKAFENAIAVVMAVGGSTNAVLHLLAIAHAAGVDLTLDDFETIRAKVPVLCDLKPSGRYVTVNLHQAGGIPQVMKILLENGVLHGDCLTISGQTIAEILADVPPTPREDQDVIRPWNNPMYTTGHLVVLRGNLATEGGVAKISGVKNPKITGPARVFESEEECLAAILAGKIQPSDVVVVRYEGPKGGPGMREMLAPTSAIIGAGLGDSVGLITDGRFSGGTYGMVVGHVAPEAAVGGAIALVQEGDTITIDAPARRLELHVSDEELAQRRAQWQPKEPRYNRGVLAKYAQLVSSSSRGAVTDDL; from the coding sequence ATGGCTGATAATTTTAGAAGTCAAGTGGTCACCCAGGGCGTGCAGAGAGCGCCGAATCGGGCGATGCTACGAGCGGTGGGTTTTGGTGATGAGGATTTCACTAAACCCATTGTCGGTATTGCGAATGGCTATAGCACGATTACCCCCTGTAATGTGGGTCTGAATGATTTGGCCCTGCGGGGGGAAAGTGCCCTGAAGGAAGCGGGAGCTATGCCCCAAGTGTTTGGTACGATTACGGTCAGTGATGGCATCTCTATGGGGACGGAGGGAATGAAGTATTCCTTGGTCTCTAGGGAGGTGATTGCGGATGCGATCGAAACGGCTTGTAATGGTCAGAGCATGGATGGGGTTCTGGCGATCGGCGGTTGTGATAAGAATATGCCAGGGGCGATGATTGCGATCGCCCGCATGAATATTCCGGCAGTCTTTGTTTATGGGGGAACCATTAAACCCGGACGCTACAAAGACTGCGATTTAACGGTGGTTAGCGCTTTTGAAGCGGTGGGCCAACATAGCGCTGGTAAGATTGATGAAGCGGAATTAAAGGCGGTTGAGGATAATGCTTGTCCCGGACCGGGATCTTGTGGCGGTATGTTTACGGCTAATACCATGTCTTCGGCCTTTGAAGCTATGGGCATGAGTTTACCCTATTCTTCGACAATGGCGGCGGAAGATGAGGAAAAAGCCGATAGTACGGCTGAGTCAGGGAAGGTGTTGGTCGATGCGATTCGTAAGCAAATTTTACCTCGCCAGATTTTAACGCGGAAGGCGTTTGAAAATGCGATCGCCGTGGTCATGGCTGTGGGAGGATCGACCAATGCCGTTTTGCATTTACTGGCGATCGCCCATGCCGCCGGGGTAGACTTAACCCTAGATGACTTTGAAACCATTCGCGCTAAAGTCCCCGTTCTCTGCGACCTCAAACCCTCCGGTCGCTACGTCACCGTCAATCTCCATCAAGCGGGCGGTATTCCCCAGGTGATGAAGATTTTACTCGAAAATGGCGTACTCCATGGGGATTGCCTCACCATAAGCGGTCAAACCATCGCCGAAATTCTTGCCGATGTGCCCCCAACCCCCAGGGAAGACCAGGATGTGATTCGTCCCTGGAATAACCCCATGTACACCACCGGTCATTTAGTCGTTTTGCGGGGCAATTTAGCCACTGAGGGCGGCGTGGCCAAGATTTCCGGCGTAAAAAACCCGAAAATCACGGGGCCGGCACGGGTGTTTGAATCGGAGGAAGAATGTTTAGCAGCCATTCTCGCCGGTAAAATTCAGCCTTCCGATGTGGTGGTTGTCCGCTATGAAGGCCCCAAAGGCGGCCCCGGAATGCGGGAAATGTTAGCTCCTACCTCCGCCATTATCGGTGCAGGATTGGGCGATTCGGTGGGCTTAATTACGGATGGTCGCTTTTCTGGCGGAACCTATGGCATGGTGGTGGGCCATGTGGCTCCCGAAGCAGCCGTTGGTGGGGCGATCGCTTTAGTCCAAGAAGGGGATACCATTACTATTGACGCACCAGCACGGCGTTTAGAACTTCATGTTTCTGACGAAGAGTTGGCCCAACGTCGCGCCCAATGGCAACCCAAAGAACCTCGCTATAACCGGGGCGTGTTAGCCAAGTATGCTCAATTAGTCTCTTCCAGTAGCCGGGGTGCAGTCACTGACGATTTGTAA
- a CDS encoding DUF3177 family protein: MDWMRSLIWMDYRLAVLVAVGIPLVLLIWSLVKQSTPLIRLMIIYWRVASLLMISLYLMIGGAPIGFVSSLSARILIPISLWFWIDLNEEIEDMPSSRALKLAFTAWRWAVTVFMGVGAIAQLPSLQCAFLPTKDLIQNDFCRLWLEAPWAYKQLFHNATSERFLGFIGILGLVIYVAYLSYFVLIRLGKQGRTAVNQ; encoded by the coding sequence ATGGATTGGATGCGATCGCTCATTTGGATGGACTATCGGTTAGCTGTGTTGGTGGCAGTAGGTATTCCCTTGGTGCTGTTGATTTGGTCACTGGTTAAACAGTCTACTCCCCTGATCCGCTTAATGATTATTTATTGGCGGGTGGCAAGTCTGCTGATGATCTCCCTCTATTTGATGATTGGCGGAGCGCCCATTGGCTTTGTCAGCTCCCTATCTGCCCGGATTTTGATTCCCATCTCCCTCTGGTTTTGGATCGACTTGAATGAGGAAATCGAGGACATGCCCTCCTCTCGCGCCCTGAAACTGGCATTTACGGCTTGGCGCTGGGCAGTGACGGTGTTTATGGGAGTTGGGGCGATCGCCCAATTGCCCTCTCTACAATGTGCTTTTCTGCCCACGAAAGACTTAATCCAAAATGACTTTTGCCGACTGTGGTTAGAAGCGCCTTGGGCTTATAAACAATTATTCCACAATGCCACCAGCGAACGCTTCTTAGGCTTTATTGGTATCCTGGGATTAGTGATCTATGTAGCTTACCTCAGCTATTTTGTCCTCATTCGCCTCGGCAAACAGGGGCGAACCGCCGTTAACCAATAA
- a CDS encoding ParA family protein, producing MGHIISTVNMKGGVGKTTLTVNLAACLAKYHDKRVLIVDLDTQISATLSMMSPADFAKLRRDQRTLRQLVKKAINPAAKAAFPIQDIIIPYACNVPKLHLLPGDIDMYDEFSVSEMIYEKAVYREQVSFETVWNRFERILIDGILQPIINEYDYIILDCAPGYNLLTRSALTASHFYLLPARPEPLSLIGIQLLERRLVKLREVHQDENPLDIEMLGIIFTMAGGFIGRYYRQVMNRVRTDYSEAKLFRTRIPSDVNVSKSVDSYLPVVIAHPHSRGSKAFQKLTEELLDKLQTTISRKHQQASVQMSDL from the coding sequence ATGGGACATATCATTTCAACTGTCAATATGAAAGGAGGGGTTGGCAAAACGACCCTCACGGTTAATCTAGCGGCGTGTCTTGCCAAATACCACGACAAGCGAGTTTTGATTGTCGATTTAGATACTCAAATTAGCGCCACCCTCAGTATGATGTCGCCCGCCGATTTTGCCAAACTAAGGCGAGATCAACGCACCTTAAGACAACTGGTTAAAAAAGCGATCAATCCAGCCGCAAAAGCTGCTTTTCCCATCCAAGATATTATCATTCCCTACGCTTGTAATGTTCCCAAACTTCATTTACTGCCTGGGGATATTGATATGTATGATGAATTTTCAGTTTCAGAAATGATCTATGAAAAAGCAGTTTATCGAGAACAAGTTTCCTTTGAAACCGTATGGAATCGCTTTGAGAGAATCTTAATTGATGGCATCTTACAACCGATCATCAACGAATATGACTACATCATTTTAGATTGTGCCCCTGGCTATAATCTCTTAACTCGCAGTGCCCTGACTGCCAGCCATTTTTACTTACTCCCTGCTCGTCCTGAACCCCTTTCTCTCATCGGAATTCAGCTTTTAGAGCGTCGTTTAGTCAAACTGCGAGAAGTGCATCAAGATGAAAACCCTTTAGATATTGAAATGCTGGGCATTATCTTCACCATGGCAGGTGGGTTTATTGGACGTTATTATCGTCAAGTGATGAACCGGGTACGCACGGATTACAGCGAGGCAAAATTGTTTAGAACTCGTATTCCTTCTGATGTGAATGTGTCTAAATCTGTGGATAGTTATTTACCTGTTGTTATCGCCCATCCCCATAGCCGTGGATCAAAAGCCTTTCAAAAATTGACGGAGGAATTGCTGGATAAACTCCAAACTACCATTTCCCGGAAACATCAACAAGCTTCGGTACAAATGTCGGATTTATAG
- a CDS encoding S1 RNA-binding domain-containing protein, with protein sequence MTNFWNQVKSKYPLGELIHGKVEHHSPFGIFVTLDDEMVRGLVQITDFVDTGEMTPEMYPDIGSPIGAVVIGYTEDDRNQVWLSVKPSVLQKALVHLKIPAIRER encoded by the coding sequence ATGACTAACTTTTGGAATCAAGTTAAGTCAAAGTATCCATTAGGAGAACTGATTCATGGTAAAGTAGAGCATCATTCTCCATTTGGGATTTTTGTGACTCTCGATGATGAGATGGTGCGAGGTCTGGTTCAGATTACCGATTTTGTAGATACTGGAGAAATGACTCCAGAAATGTATCCTGATATTGGTTCTCCTATTGGTGCTGTAGTCATAGGTTATACTGAAGATGACCGGAATCAAGTCTGGCTGAGTGTCAAACCGAGTGTTTTACAAAAAGCCTTGGTTCATCTTAAAATTCCGGCGATTAGAGAAAGATGA
- a CDS encoding helix-turn-helix domain-containing protein — protein MNTTTKSSNSIIFVHADLDLYGLKPYEFRIYAHIARRGTCYSTVKKIAEICKMSVRKTQYALRYLEKQGMIEKSTENQKGKTYTYTLAPREQWKPPEPSSEEIEKERQKVDQSLKRIKEKELESNDSGSESV, from the coding sequence ATGAACACCACAACTAAATCATCAAATTCAATCATATTTGTCCATGCGGACTTGGATTTATACGGATTAAAACCTTATGAATTCCGTATTTACGCTCATATTGCTCGGCGAGGCACATGCTATTCCACTGTGAAGAAGATTGCTGAAATTTGTAAAATGAGCGTCCGAAAGACACAATACGCCCTCAGATATCTAGAAAAGCAAGGAATGATTGAAAAATCAACTGAAAACCAAAAAGGTAAAACTTATACTTATACGCTTGCCCCAAGAGAGCAGTGGAAACCACCTGAACCGAGTAGTGAGGAGATTGAAAAAGAACGGCAAAAGGTAGATCAAAGCCTGAAGCGCATCAAAGAAAAAGAACTCGAATCTAATGATTCTGGCTCAGAGAGTGTATAG
- a CDS encoding UPF0175 family protein, giving the protein MQITLDLPDELIDHFNPNHLAREILEALVVQAYQSEKITSAEVGRILGLPSRWDVDAFLKEHKADLHYDEADLQQDRETLRQLRYDRRF; this is encoded by the coding sequence GTGCAAATTACGCTTGACCTTCCTGATGAACTCATTGACCATTTCAACCCAAACCATTTGGCTCGCGAGATTTTGGAAGCTTTAGTTGTACAAGCTTATCAGTCCGAAAAAATTACCAGTGCAGAAGTCGGTCGGATTTTAGGTTTACCTTCTCGTTGGGATGTTGATGCTTTTTTGAAGGAGCATAAGGCTGATTTGCATTATGACGAGGCAGATTTGCAGCAGGATCGGGAAACTCTTCGCCAGCTCCGTTATGATCGTCGTTTCTGA
- a CDS encoding DUF3368 domain-containing protein, with amino-acid sequence MIVVSDTSPIHYLLLIGQIDLLPSLFEQIIIPDVVQDEMQDSSAPEVVRQWSANPPSWLTIEVVCRLDETLNSLDRGEQAAISIAQALPADLLIIDERLGRRIASDRSIPVIGTLGILDEAAHQGLVELSEAIALLQQTNFRISQSIIQTLLKNRG; translated from the coding sequence ATGATCGTCGTTTCTGATACTTCGCCGATCCACTATTTACTGCTGATTGGCCAGATTGACCTCCTCCCTAGCTTATTTGAGCAAATTATCATTCCTGATGTGGTTCAGGATGAAATGCAGGATTCTTCCGCACCAGAAGTTGTACGTCAATGGAGTGCCAATCCTCCTTCCTGGCTTACTATTGAAGTCGTTTGCAGACTTGATGAAACCCTTAATTCTCTCGATCGCGGTGAACAAGCTGCGATTAGTATAGCCCAAGCCTTACCAGCAGACCTACTGATTATCGATGAACGCTTGGGGAGACGCATAGCGAGCGATCGCTCAATTCCTGTTATCGGCACTCTGGGAATCTTGGATGAGGCTGCACATCAAGGTTTAGTCGAGCTTTCAGAGGCGATCGCTCTATTGCAACAGACGAATTTCCGTATATCCCAAAGCATCATTCAGACCTTGCTAAAAAATAGAGGATAA